A window of the Synechococcus sp. JA-3-3Ab genome harbors these coding sequences:
- a CDS encoding SDR family oxidoreductase yields the protein MKAFVAGATGETGRRIVQELVGRGIPVRALVRSRELAARVLPPEAEVVVGDVLDPATLEAGMEGCTVVLCATGARPSWDPFLPYRVDYQGTKNLVDVAKAKGIQHFVLISSLCVSQLFHPLNLFWLILVWKKQAEEYLQKSGLTYTIIRPGGLKNQDNEDGVVLSKADTLFEGSVPRIKVAQVAVESLFQPAAKNRIFEIIAKPGVPNREWSDLFALAS from the coding sequence ATGAAGGCTTTTGTTGCAGGGGCTACAGGAGAAACAGGGCGGCGCATTGTCCAAGAGTTGGTGGGCCGCGGCATCCCGGTACGGGCGCTGGTGCGCAGCCGCGAGTTGGCCGCTCGGGTTCTGCCCCCCGAAGCAGAAGTGGTGGTGGGAGATGTGCTGGATCCGGCCACGCTGGAAGCCGGCATGGAAGGATGCACGGTGGTGCTCTGCGCTACTGGCGCTAGGCCCAGTTGGGATCCCTTTCTGCCCTACCGAGTGGACTACCAAGGCACCAAGAACTTAGTGGATGTAGCCAAGGCCAAAGGGATCCAACACTTTGTTTTGATTTCTTCTCTGTGCGTGTCTCAGTTGTTCCATCCTCTCAACTTGTTTTGGCTGATCTTGGTGTGGAAAAAGCAAGCCGAAGAATACTTGCAAAAAAGCGGCCTCACCTACACCATCATTCGGCCAGGGGGCCTGAAAAACCAGGACAACGAAGATGGCGTTGTCCTCTCCAAGGCCGATACCCTCTTTGAGGGCAGCGTCCCTCGCATCAAAGTTGCCCAGGTAGCTGTCGAAAGCTTGTTTCAACCGGCAGCGAAAAACCGCATCTTCGAGATCATCGCCAAGCCCGGCGTTCCCAACCGCGAGTGGAGCGACCTCTTTGCCCTGGCAAGCTAG